Proteins found in one Muntiacus reevesi chromosome 2, mMunRee1.1, whole genome shotgun sequence genomic segment:
- the LOC136158382 gene encoding olfactory receptor 6P1-like, which produces MGGATPNPPPLPPGRAMRAPSAGANHSEVTEFILVGFPGSLGLHVCLLVLFLLVYLLTVTENLLIIAVVQASPALHKPMYVFLSNLSFLEVWYVSVTVPRMLLSLLVPGARRISFAGCMAQLYFFLALACTECALLGVMAYDRYVAICSPLRYPAIMSPSLCSLLAAGSWLSGFTISVGKVFFIARLGYCGPNIMNHFFCDVSPLLNLACSDVALAELVDFLLALLILLGPLLLTVSSYTAIISAVLRVPSAAGRHKAFSTCTAHLAVVVIFYSASLFIYARPRAIYSFDLHKLVSVVYTVLTPLLNPIIYCLRNREVKEALHKVVQRAAQARGATS; this is translated from the coding sequence ATGGGAGGCGCGACGCCTAATCCGCCACCTCTGCCCCCAGGCAGGGCCATGCGGGCCCCGTCTGCAGGGGCCAACCACTCGGAGGTGACCGAGTTCATCCTGGTGGGCTTCCCGGGCTCGCTGGGGCTCCACGTGTGCCTGCTGGTGCTGTTCCTGCTGGTCTACCTGCTGACCGTCACCGAGAACCTGCTCATCATTGCCGTGGTCCAGGCCAGCCCCGCGCTGCACAAGCCCATGTACGTCTTCCTCAGCAACCTGTCCTTCCTGGAGGTGTGGTACGTCTCCGTCACGGTGCCCAGGATGCTGCTCAGCCTGCTGGTGCCCGGGGCCCGCCGCATCTCCTTTGCGGGCTGCATGGCTCAGCTGTACTTCTTCCTGGCGCTGGCCTGCACCGAGTGCGCCCTCCTGGGTGTCATGGCCtacgaccgctacgtggccatctgcagccCCCTGCGCTACCCAGCCATCATGAGTCCCAGCCTCTGCAGCCTCCTGGCCGCCGGCTCCTGGCTCTCGGGCTTCACCATCTCTGTGGGAAAGGTCTTCTTCATCGCGCGGCTGGGCTACTGCGGCCCCAACATCATGAACCACTTCTTCTGCGACGTGTCGCCCCTGCTGAACCTGGCGTGCTCCGACGTGGCCCTGGCTGAGCTGGTGGACTTCCTCCTGGCGCTGCTCATCCTGCTTGGGCCCCTGCTGCTCACTGTCTCCTCCTACACGGCCATCATCAGTGCCGTGCTGCGTGTCCCCTCCGCCGCCGGCCGGCacaaggccttctccacctgcaccGCACACCTGGCCGTGGTGGTCATCTTCtactctgcctccctcttcatcTATGCCCGGCCTCGTGCCATCTACTCCTTTGACCTCCACAAGCTGGTGTCCGTGGTCTACACAGTGCTCACGCCCCTGCTCAACCCCATCATCTACTGCTTGCGGAACCGGGAGGTCAAGGAGGCCCTGCACAAGGTGGTGCAGAGGGCAGCCCAGGCCCGGGGCGCCACCTCCTAG